From a single Arcobacter sp. CECT 8986 genomic region:
- a CDS encoding ankyrin repeat domain-containing protein, with protein sequence MLNKLFKKYTREDLLEALKSSTFNDTKADAMLKDVDVNYRDETNKTYLHIIAEENLVESIKWLVSKKVDINALDTESNTPLMYAARYGCTQAVRTLLQLHADPNIVNAKGRTAIQEALKNNKKDVYVLLKSVTKNLDNVDEDGHTIIFDAIDSQNLDLVKDVIKLQGNALNKKILFYPNTYINTAIIKFLAEFIDLNTTDSRGRTPLFYLVKNGALNIDSFTFAMEKGADINHVDEDGNTVLMALIEEILETAPSEKEKVKNLIGMIPWLIDENVDYNLCNKNGDNALMLATKNNNLKVVETLLDYEVDPNYINDRNETALAFAAVKGKSNIDLVSLLLDYGARPNISDQNGKTIIEKLIEIELYLRNKKKLKMKARQEINENENYKSVLEEILLNGEVNLTMLNSEGNPYFFDAVEHGNIDLVKMLVKYGADINLKNKDGYNIIYYYMSKNISFRKVADQQNYLIMLRNIISLGADPNSRDDFGGITLHKAILDNDIQTIKVLINAGADINAVDNKGRNMVHNAMWQNKVKVFRLLYSYNKQLINKPDKFGVLPINYAAFLGYNELVIELIDSGSYVNNPYRKTHYIFNFLKKFHKNLRPLLENTRNPADHLKMKTLVENMVKEFNVKL encoded by the coding sequence ATGTTAAATAAACTTTTTAAAAAATATACCAGAGAAGATTTACTTGAAGCACTAAAAAGTTCTACATTTAATGACACTAAAGCAGATGCAATGCTTAAAGATGTCGATGTTAACTATAGAGATGAAACAAATAAAACTTATTTACACATTATTGCAGAAGAAAATTTAGTTGAATCTATTAAATGGTTGGTATCAAAAAAAGTAGATATTAATGCATTAGATACTGAGAGCAATACTCCTTTGATGTATGCAGCAAGATACGGATGTACACAAGCAGTTAGAACTTTATTACAATTACATGCAGACCCAAATATAGTAAATGCAAAGGGTAGAACTGCAATTCAAGAAGCACTTAAAAACAATAAAAAAGATGTATATGTATTATTAAAAAGTGTTACAAAAAATCTTGATAATGTAGATGAAGATGGACATACTATTATTTTTGATGCTATTGATAGTCAAAATCTTGATTTAGTAAAAGATGTAATAAAACTTCAAGGTAATGCTTTAAATAAAAAGATTTTATTTTATCCTAATACTTACATAAATACTGCCATTATAAAATTTTTAGCTGAATTTATTGATTTAAATACAACTGATTCAAGAGGAAGAACACCTCTGTTTTATTTAGTTAAAAATGGTGCTTTAAATATTGATTCTTTTACATTTGCAATGGAAAAAGGTGCTGATATAAACCATGTAGATGAAGATGGAAATACAGTACTAATGGCACTTATTGAAGAAATTCTTGAAACAGCTCCAAGTGAAAAAGAAAAAGTAAAAAATCTTATTGGTATGATTCCATGGCTAATAGATGAAAACGTTGATTATAATTTATGTAATAAAAATGGTGATAATGCACTTATGCTTGCAACTAAAAACAATAATTTGAAAGTAGTAGAAACACTTTTAGATTATGAAGTTGACCCAAATTATATAAATGATAGAAATGAAACAGCACTTGCTTTTGCAGCAGTAAAAGGAAAATCAAATATTGATTTAGTTTCTCTTCTTCTTGATTATGGTGCAAGACCAAATATTAGTGACCAAAATGGTAAAACTATTATAGAAAAATTAATTGAAATTGAGTTGTACTTAAGAAATAAGAAAAAGCTTAAAATGAAAGCTCGTCAAGAAATCAATGAAAATGAAAACTATAAATCAGTTCTTGAAGAGATATTACTAAATGGTGAAGTAAACCTAACAATGCTAAACTCAGAAGGTAATCCATACTTTTTTGATGCAGTTGAACATGGAAATATTGATTTAGTAAAAATGCTTGTGAAATATGGTGCAGATATAAACTTAAAAAATAAAGATGGATACAATATTATCTACTATTATATGTCTAAAAATATTTCATTTAGAAAAGTTGCTGACCAACAAAACTATTTAATTATGTTAAGAAATATAATTAGTTTAGGAGCAGATCCAAACTCAAGGGACGATTTTGGTGGAATTACTTTACATAAAGCAATATTAGATAATGATATTCAAACAATAAAAGTTCTAATAAATGCAGGTGCAGATATAAATGCTGTTGATAATAAAGGAAGAAACATGGTACATAATGCTATGTGGCAAAACAAAGTAAAAGTGTTTAGACTTCTTTATTCATACAATAAACAGCTAATTAATAAACCTGATAAATTTGGGGTATTACCAATAAACTATGCTGCATTTTTAGGATACAATGAATTAGTAATTGAACTTATTGATTCGGGTTCTTATGTAAATAATCCATATAGAAAAACACACTATATTTTTAATTTTTTGAAAAAGTTTCATAAAAATTTACGGCCACTTCTTGAAAATACAAGAAATCCTGCAGACCACTTAAAAATGAAAACTTTAGTTGAAAATATGGTTAAAGAGTTTAATGTAAAGCTATAA
- a CDS encoding AAA family ATPase, which yields MINRIFIKDFLSFDEVDLEFDKGLVVFTGPSGAGKSILMESILSLFAIKEAKAKLAEVVLNSSVKDEDFDINKDDEIVIKEIKKDKTRYLLNNQTISKKRLHSFSSLLIKHLSLKDKSDFESSKLIDSLDLLSSKNNKKFVTLKNSFQEEYKKLYSLKKELNKLIEDENKVEELKEFAKFEIEKIEAIDPKVEEYEELIDIKRKLSKKDKIEDAIKSVAPIFDNSHFVSSALELLEVDSSFFDDAINELNNHFEKFNDTLYELEEMDVEDVLTRIEKLSSLQKRFGSIKEALEYKEQKKLELDKYENITFEKSKLEKDIKTLEVKVEELASSISIERKKSVVTLEKRINHYLKFLYLSNAKILIEKKALDSTGFDEVIFELNGVDLDTISSGEFNRLRLALLTSISEFQIVENGVLFLDEIDANLSGKESSAIATVLSELSKSYQIFAISHQPQLTSTANQHFLVDKKDGKSSVKLLNKNQRIDEISRMISGENITDEALQFARNLLK from the coding sequence ATGATAAATAGAATTTTTATAAAAGATTTTTTATCTTTTGATGAAGTTGATTTAGAGTTTGATAAAGGTTTAGTTGTTTTTACAGGGCCAAGTGGTGCTGGTAAATCAATATTAATGGAATCAATTCTTTCTTTATTTGCTATAAAAGAAGCAAAAGCAAAATTGGCTGAAGTTGTATTAAATAGTTCTGTTAAAGATGAAGATTTTGATATTAATAAAGATGATGAAATTGTTATAAAAGAGATAAAAAAAGATAAAACTAGATATCTTTTAAATAATCAAACAATATCAAAAAAAAGATTACATAGTTTTTCTTCTTTATTAATCAAGCATTTAAGCTTGAAAGATAAAAGTGATTTTGAAAGTTCAAAACTAATAGATTCATTAGATTTGTTGTCTTCAAAAAATAATAAGAAATTTGTTACTTTGAAAAATAGTTTTCAAGAAGAGTATAAAAAGTTATATTCATTGAAAAAAGAGTTAAATAAATTAATTGAAGATGAAAATAAAGTTGAAGAGTTAAAAGAATTTGCAAAGTTTGAAATAGAAAAAATAGAAGCAATTGACCCCAAAGTTGAAGAGTATGAAGAGTTAATTGATATTAAAAGAAAATTATCAAAAAAAGATAAAATAGAAGATGCAATAAAAAGTGTTGCACCTATTTTTGATAATTCACACTTTGTTTCAAGTGCTTTAGAATTATTAGAAGTTGATAGTTCATTTTTTGATGATGCAATAAATGAGCTTAATAATCATTTTGAAAAATTCAATGATACCTTATATGAATTAGAAGAGATGGATGTAGAAGATGTATTAACAAGAATTGAAAAACTATCTTCATTACAAAAAAGATTTGGTTCTATAAAAGAGGCTTTAGAGTATAAAGAACAAAAAAAGTTAGAATTAGATAAATATGAAAATATCACTTTTGAAAAAAGTAAATTAGAAAAAGATATTAAAACACTTGAAGTAAAAGTAGAAGAGTTAGCTTCAAGTATCAGTATTGAAAGAAAAAAATCAGTTGTAACACTTGAAAAAAGAATAAATCACTATTTAAAATTTCTTTATTTATCAAATGCAAAAATATTAATTGAAAAAAAAGCTCTTGATTCTACTGGATTTGATGAAGTAATTTTTGAATTAAATGGTGTTGATTTGGATACTATTAGTAGTGGAGAGTTTAATAGACTTAGACTTGCACTTTTAACTTCAATTAGCGAATTTCAAATTGTTGAAAATGGAGTTTTATTTTTAGATGAAATTGATGCAAACTTAAGTGGTAAAGAGAGTTCAGCAATTGCAACAGTTTTAAGTGAATTATCAAAATCATATCAAATCTTTGCAATATCTCATCAACCACAATTAACATCAACAGCAAATCAACATTTTTTAGTTGATAAAAAAGATGGAAAATCTAGTGTTAAATTATTAAATAAAAATCAAAGAATTGATGAAATATCAAGAATGATAAGTGGTGAAAACATTACAGATGAAGCACTTCAATTTGCAAGAAATCTTTTAAAATAA